A stretch of the Macaca thibetana thibetana isolate TM-01 chromosome X, ASM2454274v1, whole genome shotgun sequence genome encodes the following:
- the GJB1 gene encoding gap junction beta-1 protein, with protein MNWTGLYTLLSGVNRHSTAIGRVWLSVIFIFRIMVLVVAAESVWGDEKSSFICNTLQPGCNSVCYDQFFPISHVRLWSLQLILVSTPALLVAMHVAHQQHIEKKMLRLEGHGDPLHLEEVKRHKVHISGTLWWTYVISVVFRLLFEAVFMYVFYLLYPGYAMVRLVKCDVYPCPNTVDCFVSRPTEKTVFTVFMLAASGICIILNVAEVVYLIIRACARRAQRRSNPPSRKGSGFGHRLSPEYKQNEINKLLSEQDGSLKDILRRSPGTGAGLAEKSDRCSAC; from the coding sequence ATGAACTGGACAGGTTTGTACACCTTGCTCAGTGGCGTGAACCGGCATTCTACTGCCATTGGACGAGTATGGCTCTCGGTCATCTTCATCTTCAGAATTATGGTGCTGGTGGTGGCTGCAGAGAGTGTGTGGGGTGATGAGAAGTCTTCTTTCATCTGcaacacactccagcctggctgcaaCAGCGTCTGCTATGACCAGTTCTTCCCCATCTCCCATGTGCGGCTGTGGTCCCTGCAGCTCATCCTAGTTTCCACCCCAGCTCTCCTCGTGGCCATGCACGTGGCTCACCAGCAACACATAGAGAAGAAAATGCTACGGCTTGAGGGCCATGGGGACCCCCTACACCTGGAGGAGGTGAAGAGGCACAAAGTCCACATCTCAGGGACACTGTGGTGGACCTATGTCATCAGCGTGGTGTTCCGGCTATTGTTCGAGGCCGTCTTCATGTATGTCTTTTATCTGCTCTACCCTGGCTATGCCATGGTGCGGCTGGTCAAGTGCGACGTCTACCCCTGCCCCAACACAGTGGACTGCTTCGTGTCCCGCCCCACTGAGAAAACCGTCTTCACCGTCTTCATGCTAGCCGCCTCCGGCATCTGCATCATCCTCAATGTGGCCGAGGTGGTGTACCTCATCATCCGGGCCTGTGCCCGCCGTGCCCAGCGCCGCTCCAATCCACCCTCCCGCAAGGGCTCGGGCTTCGGCCACCGCCTCTCACCTGAATACAAGCAGAATGAGATCAACAAGCTGCTGAGCGAGCAGGATGGTTCCCTGAAAGACATACTGCGCCGCAGCCCTGGCACCGGGGCCGGGCTGGCTGAGAAGAGCGACCGCTGCTCGGCCTGCTGA